In one Nicotiana sylvestris chromosome 8, ASM39365v2, whole genome shotgun sequence genomic region, the following are encoded:
- the LOC138876214 gene encoding uncharacterized mitochondrial protein AtMg00810-like, translated as METIRLLISLAPQMKWKIHQLDVKSAFLNDYLEEEVYVEQPLGFVVKNHEDKVLRLNKALYGLKQAPRAWNSCIDKYFQDNGFTRCLHEYALYLKVHTNGDILLVCLYVDDLIFTGNNPSLFEAFKKDMSREFEMTDVGPMSYYLGLEVKQMEDGIFISQESYTKEILKKFNMLDCNPVNTPMESGTKLSKFDEGEKVDPTFFKSLVGSLRYLTCTRPDILFAVGVVSRFMEAPTSTHLKVTRRILRYLKGTIDFGLFYSSSSDFSLMGFCDSDYAGDIDDRKSTTGFVFFLGDCVISWSSKKQSIVTLSTCEAEYIAATSCTCHAIWLRRLLKELNLPQMEATEICIDNKSAQALAKNPVYHDRSKHIDTRYHFIRECIAKKEVELKYVKSHDQVADIFTKALKFEDFQRLRSRLGMKKKIKIKGEICGVHTYYIE; from the coding sequence ATGGAGACAATTCGTTTGCTGATCTCTTTGGCGCCACAAATGAAGTGGAAGATACATCAACtagatgtcaagtcagccttcttgaatgactatcttgaagaagaagtctatgttgaACAACCATTGGGCTTCGTGGTCAAAAACCATGAAGATAAAGTGTTGCGGTTGAATAAAGCTTTATATGGATTAAAGCAAGCCCCGCGAGCGTGGAATAGTTGCATCGACAAATATTTTCAAGACAATGGGTTTACTCGTTGTCTCCATGAATATGCTCTTTACCTTAAAGTTCATACTAATGGAGATATCTTACTTGTTTGtctttatgttgatgatcttATTTTCACGGGTAATAACCCAAGTTTGTTTGAAGCTTTCAAGAAAGATATGTCCCGTGAGTTCGAGATGACAGACGTAGGGCCCATGTCATATTACCTGGGCCTAGAAGTGAAGCAGATGGAGGATGGaatttttatctctcaagaaagctatacaaaggagatattgaagaagttcaacatgCTCGATTGCAACCCCGTGAACACACCGATGGAAAGTGGGACAAAATTGTCCAAGTTTGATGAAGGAGAAAAAGTGGATCCCACATTCTTCAAAAGTCTTGTGGGAAGTTTGAGGTACTTGACTTGTACCAGGCCAGATATACTCTTTGCAGTTGGAGTAGTTAGCCGGTTCATGGAGGCTCCTACCTCTACTCACTTGAAGGTCACTAGAAGAATTCTTCGCTACCTAAAAGGTACGATTGACTTTGGgctattttattcttcttctagtGATTTCAGTCTTATGGGATTTTGTGATAGTGATTATGCGGGAGATATTGATGATAGAAAAAGTACAActggttttgtatttttcttgggtgattgtgttatttcttggagttcaaagaaacagTCCATTGTTACTCTCTCGACTTGTGAAGCCGAATATATAGCAGCAACATCATGTACCTGTCATGCTATTTGGCTAAGAAGATTAttgaaggagctcaatttgccaCAAATGGAAGCTACAGAGATTTGTATTGATAACAAATCAGCACAGGCACTCGCGAAGAATCCAGTGTATCATGATCGAAGCAAGCATATAGATACAAGGTATCATTTCATCAGAGAGTGCATTGCGAAGAAGGAAGTCGAGCTCAAATATGTGAAGTCTCATGATCAAGTTGCAGATATCTTCACAAAGGCTCTCAAGTTTGAAGATTTTCAAAGATTGAGATCAAGACTTGGAatgaagaaaaaaatcaaaattaagggaGAGATTTGTGGAGTCCATACCTACTacattgaataa
- the LOC138876215 gene encoding uncharacterized protein, producing MFEKVADATTSKETWKILQNSLQGVDKVKKVKLQTLRADFEVLKMKESECISDYFSKGKAVVNQLRRYGEDIKDVRVVEKILRTLTPKFDFVVCAIEESKDLDSMMVEQLEGSLQAHEEKIKRRQEVPLEQLLKTQASFKDYVGETSYRGNG from the coding sequence ATGTTTGAGAAGGTGGCAGATGCTACCACCTCAAAGGAAACTTGGAagattttacaaaattctcttcaaggagttgacaaggtgaaaaaggtaaaacttcaaactctaagggctgattttgaagttttaaaaatgaaagaatccgaATGCATCTCGGATTATTTTTCAAAAGGGAAGGCTGTTGTAAATCAACTAAGAAGATACGGGGAGGACATAAAAGATGTCCGTGTGGTAGAAAAGATCCTTCGCACTTTAAcacctaaatttgattttgtggtgtgtgctattgaggagtctaaagatttagactctatgatggtggagcaattggaaggttctttacaggcccacgaagaaaagatcaaaaggagACAAGAAGTACCATTGGAGCAACTTCTTAAAACTCAGGCATCCTTCAAGGATTATGTAGGTGAAACAAGCTATCGAGGAAACGGATGA